One genomic window of Polyangiaceae bacterium includes the following:
- a CDS encoding LLM class flavin-dependent oxidoreductase, with amino-acid sequence MSDLPSGTQPRTKHRISMHLTGLDARELVESAREAEAAGVESLWASELYTNPWVQLAAVAPATKSITLGTGVVLGFVRSPMALGVAALDLDQLTRRSDGNGRFVLGLGTGVKQLNQRWHGVTNFGGPVRHMRELIEFLRLFFAKAHTAEPINYHGEFIHADIDSYRRPGKGPATPIPIYLGANQPRMLELAGEVADGVLGHVFISPRALKEFTLPHVEAGLKKAGRSRSQFTLGAGITTAISKDRATARRHARGPLAFYATVRTYSAAFEADGFGAEVAAIRKAFQAGERETLLDLVSDAMVDTYCAAGTLDEVMRRLEDYDGLLDVKGVSPPRHFCPTEAHREYRRAILEAFS; translated from the coding sequence ATGTCGGATCTCCCTTCGGGCACGCAGCCTCGCACCAAGCACCGCATTTCCATGCATCTAACCGGGCTCGACGCGCGAGAACTCGTGGAGTCGGCGCGTGAGGCTGAAGCAGCGGGCGTGGAGTCGTTGTGGGCCTCGGAGCTCTACACCAACCCCTGGGTGCAGCTTGCGGCGGTGGCGCCAGCGACCAAGAGCATCACCCTCGGCACCGGCGTGGTGCTGGGCTTCGTGCGAAGTCCGATGGCGCTGGGCGTTGCGGCCCTCGACTTGGACCAGCTCACACGACGCTCCGACGGCAACGGACGCTTCGTGCTCGGCCTGGGCACTGGCGTGAAGCAGCTGAATCAGCGCTGGCATGGCGTCACGAACTTCGGCGGACCGGTGCGACACATGCGCGAGCTGATCGAGTTCTTGAGGCTCTTCTTTGCCAAGGCTCACACAGCGGAGCCCATCAACTACCACGGTGAGTTCATCCATGCGGATATAGACTCCTATCGCCGCCCCGGTAAGGGCCCCGCGACTCCCATTCCGATCTACCTGGGGGCGAACCAGCCGCGCATGCTGGAGCTTGCAGGCGAAGTGGCCGACGGCGTGTTGGGCCATGTGTTCATTTCCCCGCGAGCCTTGAAGGAGTTCACCCTGCCCCACGTCGAAGCGGGCCTGAAGAAGGCGGGCCGCAGCCGCTCGCAGTTCACCCTCGGCGCGGGGATCACAACCGCGATTTCCAAAGACCGCGCCACCGCGCGGCGTCATGCCCGGGGCCCACTCGCCTTCTACGCCACGGTGCGCACCTATTCTGCGGCGTTCGAGGCGGACGGCTTCGGTGCGGAGGTCGCAGCGATCCGCAAGGCGTTTCAGGCTGGGGAGCGGGAGACGCTGCTCGACTTGGTGAGTGACGCGATGGTGGACACATACTGCGCCGCTGGCACCCTGGACGAGGTGATGCGACGCCTCGAGGACTACGACGGATTGCTCGACGTCAAGGGTGTGAGCCCGCCCCGTCACTTTTGCCCCACGGAAGCGCATCGCGAGTACCGGCGCGCGATCCTCGAGGCGTTCAGCTAG
- a CDS encoding crotonase/enoyl-CoA hydratase family protein, protein MGFRRALPSASSSEERAAVSDSQECLLVEQEGHIVTVTMNRPEARNAFNLEMLVRMADAWDRIDQDPEVRVAILTGAAGHFCAGSDLKEMAGPRPQNEWTERLKQEPELHWKALLRSYQLKKPLIAAVEGTAIAGGTEILQATDIRIVGEGAKLGVAEARWALFPLGGSTVRLRRQIPFCHAMEMLFTGKHLTAEDAEKLGLINRVVPKGTALEEARKIAEVIAGNGPLAVQAMKRSVQETEGLPEAEALKKELEIGWPILATEDAKEGPRAFAEKRKPVFKGK, encoded by the coding sequence ATGGGTTTTCGACGTGCTCTACCCAGCGCGTCATCGAGTGAGGAGCGAGCAGCCGTGAGCGACAGCCAAGAGTGCCTGCTGGTCGAGCAGGAGGGCCACATCGTCACCGTGACGATGAATCGACCTGAGGCGCGAAACGCATTCAACCTGGAGATGCTGGTGCGCATGGCGGACGCCTGGGATCGCATCGATCAGGACCCGGAAGTACGCGTGGCGATCTTGACCGGCGCGGCAGGCCACTTCTGCGCGGGCAGCGACCTGAAGGAGATGGCTGGGCCCCGTCCTCAGAACGAATGGACCGAGCGCCTGAAGCAGGAACCGGAGCTGCACTGGAAGGCATTGCTTCGCTCCTATCAGCTGAAGAAGCCGCTGATCGCGGCGGTGGAGGGCACGGCCATCGCCGGTGGGACGGAGATCCTCCAGGCGACGGACATCCGCATCGTCGGTGAAGGCGCCAAGCTAGGCGTCGCCGAAGCGCGCTGGGCGTTGTTTCCCCTCGGTGGCTCCACCGTGCGCCTGCGTCGGCAAATCCCGTTCTGCCATGCGATGGAGATGTTGTTCACCGGCAAGCACCTCACGGCAGAAGACGCCGAGAAGCTCGGACTCATCAACCGCGTGGTTCCGAAGGGAACCGCCCTGGAAGAGGCACGCAAGATCGCCGAAGTGATCGCCGGCAACGGGCCGCTCGCCGTGCAAGCCATGAAGCGCTCGGTGCAAGAGACGGAGGGCCTGCCGGAAGCGGAAGCCTTGAAGAAGGAGCTCGAGATCGGCTGGCCCATCTTGGCCACGGAAGACGCGAAGGAGGGCCCGCGCGCCTTCGCCGAGAAGCGCAAGCCGGTGTTCAAAGGCAAGTGA
- a CDS encoding flavin-dependent monooxygenase, which translates to MVLRANELLPTLKSRTAQADELRRLPDETVAEMKRLGFFRMLQPARWGGYELDPQYFFRSQWTIASACPSTAWVLGVVAVHSWQLALFPLEAQEEVWGKDTDVLISSSYAPTGKIEKVDGGYKVSGRWSFSSGSDHCDWVFLGGFVPTEGGPPDMRTFLLPKRDYVIDDNWHTMGLRGTGSKDIVVDGAFVPEHRTHKFSDGFKQKSPGNELNPAPLFKLPFGQIFVRSVSTSAIGIAQGALNAFLDIAKSRIAASDGSKVFLDPTTQVVASEAEATIDECRVVLLRAFDQMMAAVRAGEQIPIDLRVKYRYESGIVATKCMGVVDQLMSASGGRAIFQGAPIQRYFLDVHCARAHYANNPDKPARNYGGVQLGQKTTDFFI; encoded by the coding sequence ATGGTGCTGCGGGCGAATGAGCTGCTACCGACACTCAAGAGTCGTACCGCGCAGGCAGACGAGCTGCGTCGCTTGCCCGACGAGACCGTCGCAGAGATGAAGCGTCTCGGCTTCTTCCGCATGTTGCAGCCAGCGCGCTGGGGTGGCTACGAGCTCGACCCGCAGTACTTCTTCAGGTCGCAGTGGACCATCGCTTCGGCCTGTCCCAGCACCGCGTGGGTGCTCGGCGTGGTCGCGGTGCACTCGTGGCAGCTCGCGCTGTTCCCCCTGGAAGCGCAGGAGGAGGTCTGGGGTAAGGACACTGACGTGCTCATCTCGAGCTCGTACGCGCCGACGGGCAAGATCGAAAAGGTCGATGGCGGCTACAAGGTGAGCGGGCGCTGGAGCTTCTCCAGCGGCTCGGACCACTGCGACTGGGTGTTTCTCGGCGGATTCGTGCCAACCGAGGGTGGCCCGCCGGACATGCGCACGTTCTTGCTGCCCAAGCGCGACTACGTGATCGATGACAACTGGCACACCATGGGACTGCGCGGCACCGGCAGCAAGGACATCGTGGTCGACGGTGCCTTCGTCCCGGAGCACCGCACCCACAAGTTCAGCGACGGCTTCAAGCAGAAGAGCCCGGGAAATGAGCTGAATCCGGCACCACTCTTCAAGCTACCGTTCGGGCAGATCTTCGTGCGCTCGGTGTCCACCAGCGCCATCGGCATCGCTCAGGGCGCGCTGAACGCGTTCCTCGACATCGCGAAGAGCCGTATCGCGGCCAGTGACGGCAGCAAGGTGTTCCTCGACCCCACCACACAGGTCGTTGCGAGCGAGGCTGAAGCCACCATCGACGAGTGTCGCGTGGTGTTGCTCCGCGCGTTCGACCAGATGATGGCCGCGGTGCGCGCCGGGGAGCAAATCCCGATCGATCTGCGGGTCAAGTACCGCTACGAGTCGGGCATCGTCGCCACCAAGTGCATGGGCGTGGTCGACCAACTGATGAGCGCCAGCGGCGGCCGCGCGATCTTCCAAGGCGCGCCAATCCAGCGATACTTCCTGGATGTGCACTGCGCTCGCGCCCACTACGCAAACAACCCCGACAAGCCGGCGCGGAACTACGGCGGCGTGCAGCTTGGACAGAAGACCACCGACTTCTTCATCTGA
- a CDS encoding VOC family protein, with protein sequence MQASPVQGVTQLGYMGFEVKSLELWEKFATDVLGLGIRERDPGGALRLCLDSYKQRFFVSEGPLNDVSVFGWEVADDAALAQVVARLEGVGVRVTPGSAEEAAKRSVAQLVKFEDPSGNPLELYFGAERANEPFVSSVVQGGFVAEEQGLGHCVVSARDKDEATRFYGEVLGFRLSDHIRCTFYGFPVDLSFFHANSRHHSLAFGGPQKKRIHHFMLEAKHMDEVGLCFDRALKAGVPIMQTLGRHPNDRMFSFYAKTPSGFQFEFGWGGRQVDDATWEPTEYNCISEWGHHPPIAFAPKAPPKG encoded by the coding sequence ATGCAGGCATCACCGGTGCAGGGCGTCACTCAGCTGGGCTACATGGGCTTCGAGGTCAAGAGCCTCGAACTCTGGGAGAAGTTCGCGACCGACGTCTTGGGGCTCGGGATCCGCGAGCGTGACCCGGGCGGCGCCTTGCGTCTGTGTCTGGACAGCTACAAGCAGCGCTTCTTCGTCTCCGAAGGTCCCCTGAACGACGTGAGCGTGTTCGGCTGGGAGGTGGCGGACGACGCTGCCCTGGCTCAGGTGGTCGCTCGGCTCGAAGGGGTGGGGGTGAGGGTGACACCCGGCAGCGCTGAGGAGGCGGCGAAGCGCAGCGTGGCGCAGCTCGTGAAGTTCGAAGATCCAAGCGGCAACCCGCTGGAGCTCTATTTCGGCGCCGAGCGGGCGAATGAGCCCTTCGTCTCCAGTGTGGTGCAAGGCGGCTTCGTCGCGGAGGAGCAGGGCCTTGGGCACTGTGTCGTCAGCGCCCGGGACAAGGACGAAGCGACTCGCTTCTACGGGGAAGTGCTGGGCTTCAGGCTCAGTGACCACATTCGCTGCACCTTCTATGGTTTCCCCGTGGATCTATCATTCTTCCACGCGAACAGCCGCCATCACAGCTTGGCCTTCGGCGGTCCACAAAAGAAGCGCATTCACCACTTCATGCTGGAAGCGAAGCACATGGATGAAGTCGGCTTGTGCTTCGACCGCGCCTTGAAGGCCGGCGTGCCGATCATGCAGACCTTGGGCCGCCACCCGAACGACCGCATGTTCTCCTTCTACGCCAAGACGCCGAGCGGCTTTCAGTTCGAGTTCGGCTGGGGCGGTCGCCAAGTGGACGACGCCACCTGGGAGCCGACGGAATACAACTGCATCAGTGAGTGGGGACATCACCCGCCCATCGCCTTCGCTCCGAAGGCCCCACCCAAGGGCTGA
- a CDS encoding alpha/beta fold hydrolase has protein sequence MPSEEQLKVVPEGKYADVGDGLKMHYHEAGPDNGRVLLWIHGSGPGASGYSNFKRNYPYFAERGYRCLVADTLGYGYSSMPEDGDYSSAYLAGKYKKLLEAAGAEKACVIGNSQGGNLSIQLALDFPETVERLVLMAPGGLEQREVYMQMVGIQAMMKSFFAKEGITREGMRNTFKLQLFDEKLITDEIIEERFQIAQTQPKTVIAKMKVAYLAERLKELSCPVFGLWGVEDKFCPVSGAMTVAREVQGAKVMLVNGCGHWVMVEHAALFNSLCLQFLEAAPGFEAGA, from the coding sequence ATGCCTAGCGAAGAGCAACTCAAAGTAGTTCCCGAGGGAAAATACGCGGACGTCGGCGACGGCCTCAAGATGCACTACCACGAGGCTGGGCCAGACAACGGGCGCGTGCTCTTGTGGATCCACGGCAGCGGCCCCGGCGCGAGCGGCTACTCGAACTTCAAGCGCAACTACCCGTACTTTGCCGAGCGCGGCTACCGCTGCCTGGTCGCCGACACGCTGGGCTACGGCTATTCGAGCATGCCCGAGGACGGCGACTACTCGTCAGCCTATCTCGCGGGGAAATACAAGAAGCTGCTTGAAGCGGCGGGCGCCGAGAAGGCGTGCGTGATCGGCAACTCCCAGGGCGGGAACCTGTCGATTCAGCTGGCCCTCGACTTTCCAGAGACGGTGGAGCGCCTGGTGCTGATGGCGCCGGGAGGCCTCGAGCAGCGCGAGGTCTACATGCAGATGGTAGGGATCCAAGCGATGATGAAGTCCTTCTTCGCGAAGGAAGGCATCACCCGCGAGGGCATGCGCAACACCTTCAAGCTCCAGTTGTTCGACGAGAAGCTGATCACCGACGAGATCATCGAAGAGCGCTTTCAGATCGCACAGACGCAGCCCAAGACGGTGATCGCGAAGATGAAGGTCGCCTACCTTGCCGAGCGCCTCAAGGAGCTCAGCTGCCCGGTGTTCGGCCTGTGGGGCGTGGAAGACAAGTTCTGCCCAGTGAGCGGCGCAATGACCGTCGCGCGTGAAGTGCAGGGAGCGAAGGTGATGCTCGTCAACGGCTGCGGCCACTGGGTGATGGTGGAGCACGCGGCGCTGTTCAACTCGCTATGCTTGCAGTTCTTGGAAGCGGCGCCGGGCTTCGAGGCTGGAGCCTGA
- a CDS encoding 2-oxopent-4-enoate hydratase → MDQQKREHYGDELFTALRQRTTVAPLTSRESDITIDDAYHISRRLFERRLADGEQLIGKKIGVTSKAVQNMLNVHQPDFGYLTNVMRFDNGAEMPVSQQLIQPRAEGEIAFILKQDLVGPGITPEQVVSATESIHPCFEVVDSRIEGWKIKIQDTISDNASSGLFLMGEGKSPKGFDFFSCGMVVEKNGAVISTGAGAAALDSPLICVAWLANTLGAYGIALKAGEVVLSGSLVPLEPVVAGDVMKVTVGGLGTAEVRFT, encoded by the coding sequence ATGGATCAACAGAAGCGCGAACACTATGGCGACGAGCTGTTCACGGCTCTTCGGCAGCGCACGACGGTCGCGCCGCTCACGTCTCGCGAGTCGGACATCACCATCGATGACGCCTACCATATTTCCCGGCGGCTATTCGAGCGGCGCCTGGCGGATGGGGAGCAGCTGATCGGCAAGAAGATCGGCGTCACCTCCAAGGCGGTGCAGAACATGCTCAACGTGCACCAGCCCGACTTCGGCTACCTGACGAACGTGATGCGCTTCGACAACGGCGCCGAGATGCCCGTCAGCCAGCAGCTGATCCAGCCCCGCGCCGAAGGCGAAATCGCCTTCATCCTCAAGCAAGACCTGGTTGGCCCTGGGATCACGCCTGAGCAAGTGGTTTCAGCCACCGAGAGCATTCACCCGTGTTTCGAGGTCGTGGATAGCCGCATCGAGGGCTGGAAGATAAAAATTCAGGACACCATCAGCGACAACGCTTCGAGCGGCCTGTTCTTGATGGGGGAGGGCAAGTCGCCCAAGGGCTTCGACTTCTTCAGCTGCGGCATGGTGGTGGAGAAGAACGGCGCCGTGATCAGCACCGGCGCTGGCGCAGCGGCCCTCGACTCCCCGCTGATTTGCGTCGCCTGGCTCGCGAACACCCTAGGTGCCTATGGCATCGCGCTGAAGGCGGGTGAGGTGGTCCTCTCGGGATCTCTGGTGCCCCTCGAGCCGGTCGTTGCGGGAGACGTGATGAAGGTCACCGTCGGCGGGCTCGGAACCGCAGAGGTGCGCTTTACCTGA
- a CDS encoding acetaldehyde dehydrogenase (acetylating): protein MIKAAIIGSGNIGTDLLYKAKRSEWIDPVWVVGIDPDSDGLKKARELGCKTTHEGVDGLLPHLQADGIQIAFDATSAYAHRDNAKKMAAHGVLMIDLTPAAIGPYCVPPVNLRAHAGSGEMNVNMVTCGGQATIPMVYAVSRVQPVDYAEIVATVASKSAGPGTRKNIDEFTRTTAGGVEKVGGAKKGKAIIILNPADPPLIMRDTIHCLTETEPDREAIERSVKEMVAEVQRYVPGYTLKNGPVFDGKRVSVFMEVEGLGDYLPKYAGNLDIMTAAGLRTAEMFAEEISSGKFTLKPTELAL from the coding sequence ATGATCAAGGCAGCAATCATCGGCTCGGGCAACATCGGCACGGATTTGCTCTACAAGGCCAAGCGCAGCGAGTGGATCGACCCCGTGTGGGTCGTGGGTATCGACCCCGACAGCGACGGCCTGAAGAAGGCACGGGAATTGGGCTGCAAGACGACCCATGAAGGCGTCGATGGCCTGCTCCCGCACCTCCAGGCGGACGGTATCCAGATCGCCTTCGACGCGACCAGCGCGTACGCCCATCGAGACAACGCAAAGAAGATGGCCGCCCACGGCGTGCTGATGATTGACCTCACCCCCGCGGCGATCGGGCCCTACTGCGTGCCTCCAGTGAATTTGCGCGCTCACGCGGGCTCCGGCGAGATGAACGTCAACATGGTCACTTGCGGTGGTCAGGCGACGATCCCGATGGTCTACGCCGTGAGCCGGGTGCAGCCAGTGGACTACGCGGAAATCGTCGCCACGGTGGCTTCGAAGAGCGCCGGCCCCGGCACCCGCAAGAACATTGACGAGTTCACGCGCACCACCGCGGGCGGCGTGGAGAAGGTCGGCGGCGCGAAGAAGGGCAAAGCCATCATCATCTTGAACCCGGCCGACCCGCCGCTCATCATGCGTGACACCATCCACTGCCTCACGGAAACGGAGCCCGATAGGGAGGCCATCGAGCGCTCGGTGAAGGAGATGGTCGCCGAGGTGCAGCGCTACGTGCCCGGCTACACCTTGAAGAACGGCCCAGTGTTCGACGGCAAGCGCGTCAGTGTCTTCATGGAGGTGGAAGGCCTCGGCGACTACCTGCCGAAGTACGCCGGCAACTTGGACATCATGACGGCGGCGGGGCTACGCACCGCGGAGATGTTCGCCGAAGAGATTTCCAGCGGAAAGTTCACGCTGAAGCCCACGGAGCTCGCGCTGTGA
- the dmpG gene encoding 4-hydroxy-2-oxovalerate aldolase, whose amino-acid sequence MTDLKGKRILLHDMCLRDGMHAKQHQISVEQMTQIACALDAAGVPLIEITHGDGLGGASVNYGFPAHTDSEYLSAVIPKLKQAKVSALLLPGIGTVDELRMAKDLGVSTIRVATHCTEADVSEQHIGLSAKLGLDTVGFLMMAHMISPEQILEQAKLMESYGANCIYCTDSAGYMLPPDVTARIGLLRSELKPETEIGFHGHHNLAMGCANSIAAIEAGAVRIDGSAAGLGAGAGNTPLEVFAAILDRMGVETGIDLYKLMDVAEDMVVPMMDQIIRIDRDALILGYAGVYSSFLLFAKRYGERYGLSSRDILVELGKRKTIGGQEDMIEDVALEMARAKEASKGTGAAE is encoded by the coding sequence ATGACCGACCTCAAAGGCAAACGCATCTTGCTCCACGACATGTGTCTGCGCGACGGCATGCACGCGAAGCAGCACCAGATCAGCGTCGAGCAGATGACGCAGATCGCCTGCGCCCTCGACGCAGCCGGCGTGCCGCTGATCGAGATCACTCACGGCGATGGCCTCGGCGGTGCGAGCGTGAACTACGGCTTCCCGGCGCACACAGACTCGGAATACCTGAGCGCGGTGATCCCGAAGCTCAAGCAGGCGAAGGTCTCGGCGCTCTTGCTGCCGGGGATCGGCACCGTAGATGAGCTGCGGATGGCGAAGGATTTGGGGGTGAGCACCATCCGCGTGGCGACTCATTGCACCGAAGCCGACGTCAGCGAGCAGCACATCGGGCTCTCCGCGAAGCTCGGTCTAGACACCGTGGGCTTCCTGATGATGGCCCATATGATCTCCCCCGAGCAGATCCTGGAGCAAGCCAAGCTGATGGAAAGCTACGGGGCGAACTGCATCTACTGCACGGACTCCGCGGGCTACATGCTACCGCCCGACGTTACCGCGCGGATCGGTCTCTTGCGCAGCGAGCTGAAGCCCGAGACGGAGATCGGCTTTCACGGCCACCACAACCTGGCGATGGGCTGTGCCAACTCCATTGCTGCCATTGAGGCAGGCGCTGTGCGCATCGATGGCTCCGCGGCCGGCCTCGGCGCTGGCGCTGGCAACACACCCCTCGAGGTGTTCGCGGCGATCTTGGATCGCATGGGAGTGGAGACCGGGATCGACCTCTACAAGCTGATGGACGTCGCGGAAGATATGGTGGTGCCAATGATGGACCAGATCATCCGCATCGACCGGGACGCACTGATTCTTGGCTACGCCGGCGTGTACTCGTCGTTCCTGCTCTTCGCGAAGCGCTACGGTGAGCGCTACGGCCTCTCCTCACGAGACATCCTGGTGGAGCTTGGCAAGCGCAAGACGATCGGCGGTCAAGAGGACATGATTGAAGACGTGGCCCTGGAAATGGCGCGCGCAAAAGAGGCGTCGAAGGGCACGGGCGCGGCCGAATGA
- a CDS encoding acyl-CoA dehydrogenase family protein: MSDASELEQFREETRAWLQENCPKSMRSKILDPTEEVWGGRNAKFKLPDSKLWLERMAAKGWTAPTWPKQYGGGGLSAAEARVLEEELKRIEARSALKSFGLWMLGPVLLEYGNEEQRQRFLPGIIRGETRWCQGYSEPGAGSDLASLATRAELQGDHYLINGQKIWTSHADKADWMFCLVRTNPDGKKHDGISFILIDMQSPGVSVRPIQLISGASPFCETFFEDVRVPKANLVGELNHGWSVAKRLLQHERALISKLRDDAPEEDETLPEMAIRLVNGGEPGPLQDHALRERLAQVEMDFLCNKLTLRRSSESIAAGIGPGPETSMFKLYGTELNKRRKELKVLFMGYQGLGWEGAGYTARELQMTRDWLRSRANSIEGGSSEIQLNIIAKRVLGLPS, from the coding sequence ATGAGCGACGCGAGCGAGCTCGAACAATTCCGTGAGGAGACGCGCGCTTGGCTGCAGGAGAACTGTCCCAAGTCGATGCGCAGCAAGATCCTCGACCCCACTGAAGAGGTTTGGGGCGGTCGCAACGCGAAGTTCAAGCTGCCGGACTCGAAGCTCTGGCTCGAGCGCATGGCGGCGAAAGGCTGGACGGCACCCACTTGGCCGAAGCAGTACGGCGGTGGCGGCTTGAGCGCCGCCGAAGCCCGGGTGCTGGAAGAGGAGCTGAAGCGCATTGAAGCCCGCTCCGCGCTCAAGAGCTTTGGCCTCTGGATGCTGGGCCCGGTGCTGCTCGAGTACGGCAACGAAGAGCAACGCCAGCGCTTTCTACCTGGCATCATCCGCGGGGAGACGCGCTGGTGTCAGGGCTACAGCGAGCCGGGGGCTGGCAGCGACCTGGCCTCGCTCGCGACGCGCGCGGAGCTGCAAGGTGATCACTACCTGATCAACGGCCAGAAGATCTGGACGAGTCACGCCGACAAGGCGGACTGGATGTTTTGCCTGGTACGCACGAACCCCGACGGCAAGAAGCACGACGGCATCAGCTTCATCCTGATCGACATGCAGAGTCCGGGCGTCTCCGTACGGCCGATTCAGCTGATCAGCGGCGCGTCGCCGTTCTGCGAGACGTTCTTCGAAGACGTGCGCGTGCCGAAGGCGAACCTGGTCGGGGAGCTGAATCACGGCTGGAGCGTCGCCAAGCGACTGCTTCAGCATGAGCGCGCGTTGATCAGCAAGCTGCGCGACGATGCGCCGGAAGAAGACGAGACGCTACCCGAGATGGCCATCCGGCTCGTCAACGGCGGTGAGCCCGGGCCACTGCAAGATCACGCGCTCAGGGAGCGTCTCGCCCAGGTCGAGATGGACTTCCTGTGTAACAAGCTCACCCTGCGCCGCTCATCGGAGTCCATTGCCGCGGGGATCGGTCCTGGGCCAGAGACCAGCATGTTCAAGCTGTACGGTACCGAGCTGAACAAGCGCCGCAAGGAGCTCAAAGTGCTCTTCATGGGCTACCAGGGCCTCGGTTGGGAAGGCGCAGGCTACACGGCCCGGGAGCTCCAAATGACTCGCGATTGGCTGCGTTCGCGCGCCAACTCCATCGAGGGCGGCAGCTCGGAGATCCAGCTCAACATCATCGCCAAGCGCGTCCTGGGGCTGCCGTCATGA
- a CDS encoding acyl-CoA dehydrogenase family protein — translation MSFVLSEEQLSIQKTARDFARERLNVAAFRRLRDARDAQGFERGVWSELGELGLGAVHLPEAWGGAGLGYAELGLVLQELGRNLAATPLFGSTVLAAAVLREASASQPGLAALGERLAAGEQLVALAHEERPRFAPYAVNTRLERTPSGLKLSGEKALVVEGHVADQLLVVARSSGAMGDRDGLSLVLVDATSAGVTRTRLETVDSRGYARIAFSDVALSEDALLGKLGEGAALLDPALDRATIALCAEMLGGALEVFERTVQYLKERQQFGVAIGSFQALQHRAAQLFCELELSKSIVMEALSAVDEGRADVPLLASVAKARLSDTFLLAASEGIQMHGGVGVTDEYDIGLFYKRARVCELLFGDAAYHRARFATLSGF, via the coding sequence ATGAGCTTCGTATTGAGCGAGGAGCAGCTGTCGATCCAAAAGACAGCACGGGACTTCGCGCGGGAGCGCTTGAACGTCGCGGCCTTCCGGCGCCTGCGAGATGCGCGGGACGCCCAGGGCTTCGAGCGCGGCGTATGGAGCGAGCTCGGCGAGCTGGGGCTCGGCGCGGTGCATTTGCCCGAGGCTTGGGGTGGCGCGGGCCTTGGCTACGCAGAGCTTGGGCTCGTGCTTCAGGAGCTTGGACGAAACCTCGCGGCAACGCCGCTCTTCGGCTCGACGGTGCTCGCGGCCGCGGTGTTGCGTGAAGCCAGCGCGAGCCAGCCCGGGCTGGCGGCCTTGGGCGAGCGCCTGGCGGCGGGGGAGCAGCTGGTCGCATTGGCTCATGAGGAGCGGCCGCGCTTCGCCCCGTACGCCGTGAACACGCGCCTCGAGCGCACGCCGAGCGGTCTCAAGCTGAGCGGTGAGAAGGCGCTGGTGGTCGAAGGCCACGTCGCGGACCAGCTGTTGGTGGTGGCGCGCAGCTCTGGAGCGATGGGTGATCGCGACGGCCTCAGTCTCGTGTTGGTGGACGCTACTTCTGCTGGCGTGACTCGCACACGGCTCGAAACGGTGGACTCTCGCGGCTACGCGCGCATCGCGTTCAGCGACGTGGCGCTCAGCGAAGACGCGCTGCTTGGCAAGCTGGGGGAGGGCGCCGCGTTGCTCGACCCGGCGCTCGATCGCGCGACCATCGCGCTCTGCGCGGAGATGTTGGGCGGCGCCCTCGAAGTCTTTGAGCGCACCGTGCAGTACCTGAAGGAGCGCCAACAATTCGGCGTGGCGATCGGTTCCTTTCAGGCGCTGCAACATCGCGCCGCGCAGCTTTTCTGTGAGCTAGAGCTGAGCAAGAGCATCGTGATGGAGGCGCTGAGCGCCGTCGACGAAGGGCGCGCCGATGTGCCGCTGTTGGCCTCCGTCGCCAAGGCACGCCTGTCGGATACGTTTTTGCTCGCTGCTTCCGAAGGGATCCAGATGCACGGCGGCGTGGGCGTGACCGATGAGTACGACATCGGCTTGTTTTACAAGCGCGCCCGGGTGTGTGAGCTCTTGTTTGGCGACGCGGCCTATCATCGCGCGCGGTTTGCAACGCTGTCGGGCTTCTGA